From Synoicihabitans lomoniglobus, the proteins below share one genomic window:
- a CDS encoding DUF481 domain-containing protein, whose product MRSSLLTLLALTSFSAFTASAATIKLKNGTVIVGAVKSETSETIVINADLIGEISVARSDVESTSTASASGTTKAASVQAATAPTPMEVAQAESAKNPHAPVWKRIFSISGNYSSPSYKQGTLGPGIPAGAPSTGAALGLQGETSNYNMSATVLRITPAQLWEFNANYAKATYEPAGTVADAYSGTLKFTQILSDQNYWLSQTFYSVDKISNIDHDFEQIFGYGFKIVDTERTKFDLIPGIALTEFKKGSVYDGDWNIAAGFLERFEYHFNERVSMVQRLKYRVAVEETDNWNLLAEVTIKAALTDNIALNLTAKYDYDNVLGPIPTTVLAGYGSLGALYTGFTPAEKGRLTLQSGVQFEF is encoded by the coding sequence ATGCGCTCTTCCCTGCTTACCCTACTGGCGTTGACCAGTTTCTCAGCCTTCACGGCTTCGGCGGCAACGATCAAACTCAAAAACGGCACCGTAATCGTAGGTGCCGTTAAATCAGAAACCAGCGAGACAATCGTAATCAACGCCGATTTAATCGGTGAGATATCAGTTGCCCGCAGTGACGTCGAAAGCACCTCGACCGCGAGTGCCTCCGGCACCACCAAGGCGGCCTCGGTCCAAGCCGCCACCGCTCCCACGCCCATGGAAGTCGCTCAAGCTGAAAGCGCCAAGAATCCCCATGCTCCCGTGTGGAAGCGTATCTTCTCCATCAGCGGAAACTACAGCTCGCCCAGCTATAAACAAGGCACCCTGGGTCCCGGTATTCCCGCCGGTGCTCCTTCCACGGGCGCGGCCCTCGGTTTGCAAGGTGAGACCTCCAACTACAATATGTCCGCCACCGTCCTGCGTATCACTCCTGCGCAGCTCTGGGAATTCAATGCCAACTACGCCAAGGCGACTTATGAACCCGCGGGAACCGTGGCCGACGCCTATTCCGGCACGTTGAAGTTCACCCAAATCCTGTCCGACCAGAACTACTGGCTCTCGCAGACCTTCTACTCGGTGGATAAAATTTCGAACATCGATCACGATTTTGAGCAGATCTTCGGCTACGGCTTCAAAATAGTTGATACCGAGCGAACCAAGTTCGACCTCATCCCCGGCATCGCTCTCACGGAATTCAAGAAAGGCAGCGTCTACGACGGTGACTGGAACATCGCCGCCGGTTTCCTCGAACGCTTCGAATATCACTTCAACGAGCGTGTATCCATGGTTCAACGACTGAAATATCGAGTGGCCGTGGAGGAAACCGACAACTGGAACCTGCTCGCCGAGGTGACCATCAAGGCCGCGTTGACCGACAATATCGCGCTGAACCTCACCGCCAAATACGACTACGATAACGTCCTCGGCCCCATTCCCACCACGGTGCTCGCGGGATACGGTTCACTTGGCGCGCTCTACACCGGTTTCACGCCGGCGGAAAAAGGCCGACTCACTCTGCAAAGCGGGGTTCAATTCGAGTTTTAA
- the aroC gene encoding chorismate synthase codes for MGNVFGKLFRISTWGESHGAAVGVVIDGCPPRLPITAAEIQAELDRRRPGQSDIVTPRKEADQVEILSGVFEGVTTGTPISMVVRNGDQRPGAYDEMKDKFRPSHADFTYQTKYGIRDHRGGGRSSARETIGRVAAGAIAKKLLATALPAGTVEMCAYITRVHDIAVPADALTAFPTIEAIEATPVRCPDPATAAAMIERIKAVRADGDSVGGVIECRVRGLPAGLGEPVFDRLEADLAKAMLSLPATKGFEVGSGFGGTLQKGSEHNDTFENRDGAVRTSSNRSGGVQGGISNGEELVFRVAFKPTATILQPQATVGKDGQPTELMGRGRHDPCVVPRAVPIVEAMTALVLVDHCMRQNAQSATFNP; via the coding sequence ATGGGCAATGTGTTCGGTAAGTTGTTTCGGATATCCACCTGGGGCGAAAGCCATGGGGCCGCCGTGGGCGTGGTCATCGATGGTTGTCCTCCTCGTCTGCCGATCACGGCCGCGGAAATTCAAGCCGAGCTTGACCGCCGTCGACCCGGGCAGAGTGACATCGTGACGCCGCGGAAGGAAGCGGATCAGGTGGAGATACTTTCGGGCGTCTTCGAGGGCGTCACCACCGGCACGCCGATTTCCATGGTGGTGCGCAACGGCGATCAACGTCCGGGCGCTTACGATGAAATGAAGGACAAATTTCGTCCCTCGCATGCCGATTTCACTTACCAGACCAAGTATGGCATTCGCGACCATCGCGGCGGGGGACGCAGTTCCGCCCGCGAGACGATTGGTCGCGTCGCCGCCGGTGCCATTGCGAAGAAGTTGCTCGCGACGGCACTGCCGGCGGGGACGGTCGAAATGTGTGCTTATATTACCCGAGTTCACGATATCGCGGTGCCGGCGGACGCGCTGACAGCCTTCCCGACAATCGAAGCGATCGAAGCCACCCCCGTGCGTTGCCCCGATCCGGCGACGGCTGCCGCCATGATCGAGCGGATCAAGGCCGTGCGAGCCGACGGTGACTCCGTGGGAGGTGTGATCGAGTGCCGCGTGCGAGGTCTGCCAGCCGGGCTCGGTGAGCCGGTCTTTGACCGCTTGGAGGCCGATCTGGCCAAAGCCATGCTTTCACTGCCGGCGACCAAAGGATTCGAAGTCGGCAGCGGCTTCGGGGGCACGCTGCAGAAAGGCAGCGAACACAATGACACCTTTGAAAACCGCGACGGTGCGGTGCGCACCTCCAGCAACCGCTCGGGCGGCGTGCAAGGGGGCATCAGCAACGGTGAGGAGCTCGTCTTCCGCGTCGCCTTCAAACCGACCGCCACGATCTTGCAACCGCAGGCCACGGTCGGCAAAGACGGCCAGCCGACGGAATTGATGGGGCGCGGGCGTCACGATCCTTGCGTTGTGCCGCGGGCCGTGCCCATTGTGGAAGCGATGACGGCCCTGGTGTTAGTGGATCATTGCATGCGCCAGAATGCGCAATCGGCGACTTTCAACCCGTGA
- a CDS encoding peptidylprolyl isomerase → MFRTLTRSLFLSLALASALSAQTLAPTATATIGATGATVGGAPVEVLLSSHFDIDGVEDQLVLFDTIYGKFTVEMQPDHAPNHVVNFLAYVDLDAYDDTILHRYASFTTGGAASGPSIIQGGSFTAELPFESIEQTYGPVNLEYSLPNARGTLAASRLGPNSATTGWYFNTKDNTVTLGPGNDGFGYTVFGRITGNLNAAFADFIAQPWFDFSNFTGFPLRNYTTQDYNNSKEVEEENLITINRISRVNMYPADATSEAALAFSATSANPNVVTATVVGSTLRLTPGVVGSTTVTVRATDMTGMVATQTFAFSTGGVVLTANPQSRNVNAGGSLTLRVTASSTDPLTYQWYRHRSGMSAPEALAGQTAASLVINNVQATDMGSYFVRVSNGSHEVQSAAAVITTTGGSSRLSNLSTRGRIAAGGALTPGFVLRGDGDKPLIMRGIGPQLIEFGLTTGLADPTMDLIPLGGSTPLLTSNNWGEAANVAALAATSATVGAFALDADSLDAAVLADVPLPNSTGSRGYTLKITSTDAAATGIALAEVYDPEAIGADVQLINVSALGFSGTGSDALVPGFVIDGDGAKTMLIRVVGPSLESFGVTGRMANPRLRVVPLGQSFSIAANDDWAGAAALQSAFTVAGAFDFASAASLDAAVVVRLPPGGYTVVVEGADGGTGTVLVEAYDLD, encoded by the coding sequence AGCGCTCAAACCCTGGCCCCCACCGCCACTGCAACCATCGGGGCGACCGGTGCCACCGTCGGCGGCGCACCGGTGGAGGTTCTGCTTTCGTCGCATTTTGACATCGACGGCGTCGAAGACCAGTTGGTGCTCTTCGACACGATCTACGGAAAGTTCACCGTCGAAATGCAACCGGATCACGCGCCCAACCACGTGGTCAACTTCCTCGCCTATGTGGACCTGGATGCTTACGACGACACGATCTTGCATCGCTATGCCTCTTTTACCACGGGCGGAGCCGCGTCGGGACCATCGATCATCCAAGGCGGATCGTTTACGGCGGAGTTGCCATTTGAGTCGATCGAGCAGACCTACGGCCCGGTGAACCTGGAATACAGCCTGCCCAATGCCCGGGGCACGCTGGCTGCTTCCCGGCTCGGCCCCAACAGCGCCACCACCGGCTGGTATTTCAATACCAAGGACAATACGGTGACCTTGGGACCGGGCAACGATGGCTTCGGCTACACCGTGTTCGGTCGGATCACGGGCAACCTCAATGCCGCGTTCGCGGATTTCATCGCGCAACCCTGGTTTGATTTCAGTAATTTCACGGGCTTTCCCCTGCGGAACTACACCACTCAAGACTACAACAACAGCAAAGAGGTGGAGGAGGAGAACCTCATCACGATTAACCGCATCAGCCGGGTGAACATGTATCCCGCGGACGCGACGAGTGAAGCCGCGCTTGCGTTCAGCGCCACCAGTGCGAACCCGAATGTCGTGACCGCGACGGTGGTTGGCAGCACCTTGCGGCTCACGCCGGGCGTGGTCGGCAGCACCACGGTAACGGTGCGCGCCACCGATATGACCGGAATGGTCGCAACTCAGACCTTTGCCTTCTCCACCGGTGGTGTCGTGCTCACGGCGAACCCGCAAAGCCGCAACGTCAACGCCGGCGGTTCGCTGACCTTGCGGGTCACGGCGTCCTCCACCGATCCGCTGACCTACCAATGGTATCGGCACCGTTCCGGCATGTCGGCTCCGGAGGCGCTGGCCGGACAAACCGCCGCGTCGCTGGTGATCAACAATGTGCAAGCCACCGACATGGGCTCGTATTTCGTGCGCGTGTCGAATGGTTCCCATGAAGTTCAATCCGCGGCGGCGGTGATCACCACCACGGGTGGTTCGAGCCGTTTGTCCAATCTTTCAACCCGCGGCCGCATCGCCGCCGGAGGTGCCCTTACGCCTGGATTCGTGCTGCGCGGCGACGGCGACAAGCCACTGATCATGCGCGGTATTGGCCCGCAGTTGATCGAGTTCGGGCTGACGACCGGTTTGGCCGATCCCACGATGGATCTCATCCCCCTGGGTGGTTCGACCCCACTGCTCACCAGCAACAACTGGGGCGAAGCGGCCAACGTGGCCGCGCTCGCGGCAACCAGTGCGACGGTAGGCGCTTTCGCCCTTGATGCGGACTCACTTGATGCTGCGGTCCTCGCGGACGTGCCGTTGCCCAATTCCACCGGTTCCCGTGGTTACACGCTCAAGATCACGTCCACGGACGCGGCGGCCACCGGCATTGCCCTGGCCGAGGTCTATGACCCGGAAGCAATCGGGGCGGACGTGCAGCTCATCAATGTTTCGGCACTTGGTTTCTCGGGCACGGGGAGTGATGCGTTGGTGCCCGGTTTTGTGATCGATGGGGACGGCGCCAAAACGATGCTCATCCGCGTGGTGGGTCCGTCGTTGGAAAGCTTTGGCGTGACCGGCCGGATGGCCAATCCGCGTCTGCGCGTGGTGCCGCTTGGTCAGAGTTTTTCGATTGCAGCCAATGATGATTGGGCCGGCGCCGCCGCGTTGCAGAGCGCCTTTACGGTGGCGGGAGCGTTCGACTTTGCCAGCGCGGCATCGCTTGATGCGGCGGTCGTGGTGCGGTTGCCTCCGGGCGGCTACACCGTCGTGGTCGAGGGCGCCGACGGTGGCACCGGCACCGTGCTGGTCGAAGCCTACGACCTGGACTAA
- a CDS encoding secretin N-terminal domain-containing protein, with protein MRIPIFRLGLLISSLLLISGPVAAQEASAEPVAASRVLSPSLTPITNEVLTEGINIPEGPLDAAYGLLELLTGRTVLKAPNTAQGTFSLVIKQPVTPSEALLAIETTLTMNNIAVAPLGERFIKVVQLGAARIESPELIEGSTLNLPPSGRIATKLFTFEFVRVEQFASKIANLLNAQLGGAMPFEQANALLVTDSISTLQRVETLVKQLDQPNVSALEPKFYPLVFAKASELANKMRTILQGPAQQQLGTGTTFNADDRTNQIIVISDPRLHNFFDKLIAKLDVRSDPNTRNEVIPLKHADATEVASLVSQLVSGQNQAASRSESTRRPNGNVQAATVVPATNIAQAAASAAGVSTNEFSTLVTILADERSNAVVVSGTVEDIRLIKELVAKIDVLLAQVRVEVVIAEVTLTDSNSSGINELNLLVDNGKLVGVSAETIGASIGGVGQLLGEATDDAATVAGSFATFSGYDLTGLIKIINGNGNRKSKANILSVPAVLTTHNKEGRVFVGRDIPTISSFLDSTSGTSTNSGFGRTTLSNREVGITLQVTPLIGANGSVQMEIKQEVSSVVDNVTVDGNEQPIIGKREAESFVTVNSGDIIVLGGLQQATENRTRNRFGPIPIISDLFGSRSKEKVRTDLIFFLRPVVLTNTEADNAEALERLESTEINVEAQRALRGEPINEK; from the coding sequence ATGCGCATTCCCATTTTCCGTCTCGGCCTGCTAATTTCCAGTCTGCTCCTCATTTCCGGCCCCGTCGCGGCGCAGGAAGCTTCGGCGGAGCCGGTTGCGGCATCACGGGTGCTGTCTCCGTCCCTCACCCCCATCACCAACGAGGTGCTGACCGAGGGCATCAATATTCCCGAGGGACCACTCGATGCCGCCTACGGTCTCCTGGAGCTCCTGACCGGACGCACGGTGCTCAAGGCCCCCAATACCGCACAAGGCACGTTCTCCCTGGTCATCAAACAACCCGTCACTCCGAGCGAGGCCCTGCTCGCCATCGAGACCACCTTGACGATGAACAACATCGCCGTGGCTCCTCTGGGCGAACGCTTCATCAAGGTCGTGCAACTCGGCGCCGCCCGCATCGAATCGCCCGAACTCATCGAAGGCTCCACACTCAACCTGCCTCCCAGCGGTCGCATCGCCACGAAGCTGTTCACCTTCGAGTTCGTGCGCGTTGAGCAATTCGCCTCCAAGATCGCCAACTTGCTCAACGCCCAACTCGGCGGCGCGATGCCCTTTGAACAGGCCAACGCCCTGCTCGTGACCGATTCCATCAGCACGCTGCAACGCGTGGAGACATTGGTGAAACAGCTCGATCAACCCAACGTCAGTGCGCTGGAGCCCAAGTTCTACCCGCTGGTCTTTGCCAAGGCCTCCGAGCTCGCCAACAAGATGCGCACCATCCTGCAGGGCCCGGCCCAACAGCAACTGGGCACCGGCACCACCTTCAACGCCGACGACCGCACCAACCAGATCATCGTGATCAGCGACCCGCGGCTGCACAATTTCTTCGATAAGCTCATCGCCAAACTCGACGTCCGGTCCGACCCCAATACCCGCAACGAGGTCATCCCGCTCAAGCACGCCGACGCCACCGAGGTCGCCTCTTTGGTCAGTCAACTCGTGTCGGGCCAGAACCAGGCAGCCTCCCGCTCCGAATCCACCCGCCGGCCCAATGGCAACGTGCAAGCCGCCACCGTCGTGCCGGCCACCAATATTGCTCAAGCCGCCGCCAGCGCCGCCGGCGTCTCCACCAACGAATTCAGCACTCTGGTCACCATTCTCGCCGACGAACGCAGCAACGCCGTGGTCGTCAGCGGCACGGTCGAGGACATCCGTTTAATCAAGGAACTGGTCGCCAAGATCGACGTGCTGCTCGCTCAAGTGCGCGTTGAGGTGGTCATCGCCGAGGTCACCCTCACCGACAGCAACTCCAGCGGCATCAACGAGCTCAATCTGCTGGTCGATAACGGAAAGTTAGTCGGCGTTTCCGCCGAAACAATCGGAGCCTCCATCGGCGGAGTTGGTCAATTACTCGGCGAAGCAACGGATGATGCCGCCACTGTTGCGGGGAGCTTTGCTACTTTCAGCGGCTACGACCTCACCGGTCTGATCAAAATCATCAACGGCAACGGCAACCGGAAGAGCAAGGCCAACATCCTGTCCGTCCCGGCCGTCCTGACCACGCACAACAAAGAAGGCCGGGTGTTTGTGGGACGCGACATCCCCACGATCAGCAGCTTCCTCGACAGCACCAGCGGCACCAGCACCAACTCTGGCTTTGGTCGCACCACCCTGAGCAACCGCGAGGTGGGTATCACGCTGCAGGTCACCCCGCTCATCGGCGCCAATGGCAGCGTGCAAATGGAAATCAAACAAGAGGTGTCCAGTGTCGTCGACAACGTCACCGTCGACGGCAACGAGCAGCCCATCATCGGCAAACGTGAAGCCGAATCCTTCGTGACGGTGAACAGCGGCGACATCATCGTCCTCGGCGGTCTCCAACAAGCGACCGAGAACCGCACCCGAAATCGTTTCGGTCCGATTCCCATTATCAGTGACCTCTTCGGTTCACGCAGCAAAGAGAAGGTTCGCACCGATCTGATTTTCTTCCTGCGGCCCGTCGTTCTGACCAATACCGAGGCGGACAATGCCGAGGCCCTCGAACGACTCGAATCCACCGAGATCAACGTGGAAGCCCAACGCGCACTGCGGGGCGAACCCATCAACGAGAAGTGA
- a CDS encoding class I SAM-dependent methyltransferase: MPDSDQNSGAGLTARNLVAWDKLYASTPELVWGRAAAGFLPEFVTETCGDARRFRHALDAATGEGRNLAFLTTRAEAVTGCDGSAEALAKFSANESPAIQLVCAALDRLPFADDSFDFILLCDTVETLPDPVPVLRELRRVAAPGARLVCNIPPPEGDVAGEDMAPAGEDGFFYQDRYYYRFFEAAAAAALLKRGGWRVLQEREMEWVEPAHPGFRAHDHTHRSNVFLAEPDSGEVESGTTAHD; the protein is encoded by the coding sequence TTGCCGGATTCCGATCAGAATTCCGGCGCGGGTCTGACCGCACGCAATCTCGTCGCTTGGGACAAGCTCTATGCTTCGACTCCCGAATTGGTGTGGGGACGAGCCGCAGCCGGCTTTTTACCGGAGTTCGTTACCGAGACGTGCGGGGATGCGAGGCGTTTTCGGCACGCCTTGGATGCGGCCACGGGAGAGGGGCGCAACCTGGCATTTCTGACCACGCGGGCTGAGGCGGTAACCGGGTGTGATGGATCGGCGGAAGCGTTGGCCAAGTTTTCGGCGAACGAATCTCCGGCCATACAGTTGGTTTGCGCAGCGTTGGATCGGTTGCCGTTCGCGGACGACAGTTTTGATTTCATTCTGCTTTGCGACACCGTGGAGACCTTGCCGGATCCGGTGCCGGTTTTGCGCGAGTTGCGCCGCGTGGCTGCGCCCGGAGCGCGACTGGTATGCAACATCCCACCGCCTGAGGGCGATGTCGCGGGTGAGGATATGGCGCCCGCGGGGGAGGACGGTTTTTTTTATCAGGATCGATATTACTATCGTTTTTTTGAAGCGGCGGCAGCAGCAGCCTTGTTAAAGCGCGGAGGGTGGCGAGTGCTGCAAGAGCGGGAGATGGAATGGGTCGAGCCGGCGCACCCGGGGTTTCGCGCGCACGATCACACTCATCGAAGCAACGTGTTTTTGGCCGAGCCCGATTCAGGGGAGGTTGAAAGCGGCACCACGGCGCATGACTAA
- a CDS encoding type II secretion system F family protein: MPRFAFTARDRSGQSVTDELDAPSRKDALRRLQARGLQPMRLDERAGAAANRRAKKPKAAAQASSSSRSAPTPSLDRPGKGRKLSRAMRLPFLQALHDLTSSGLSAGEAVRLLGARIKDPTLRGLSSELWDRLSEGANLSRALQDFPQVFDESSINLLQAGEATGNLNDTLARLIEHLTQQREMKRQLGSALAYPFFMGVVATGVILFFLFFLLPRLQGLLDALGGELPWSTQLLVGMSDFALKYGIVVLVGAAFFLVSFWRWRVTESGRMVTDRFALRLPLLGPFVQSQTVLAFSQTLSVLLENGITTAEALRMTEKQIQNRVHRAAFDAATDRILEGEALSAALPETQCFPDLVLDKLSIGENTGNVVPSLKNIATTYRAEIADQLNVFTKVIASGVLLSVFLFVGFIAYAMVSAISTLSSNFNM, from the coding sequence ATGCCTCGCTTCGCTTTCACTGCTCGCGATCGATCGGGCCAATCCGTCACCGACGAACTCGACGCCCCGTCGCGCAAAGACGCCCTGCGCCGTCTCCAAGCACGCGGTTTGCAACCGATGCGTTTGGACGAACGCGCTGGAGCCGCCGCGAATCGCCGCGCGAAAAAACCGAAAGCCGCCGCCCAAGCGTCCTCCTCTTCGCGTTCCGCGCCGACGCCATCTCTCGATCGTCCCGGCAAAGGCCGCAAGTTGTCGCGCGCCATGCGTCTGCCCTTTCTGCAGGCGCTGCACGATCTGACCTCCAGCGGGCTTTCCGCCGGTGAAGCCGTGCGCCTGTTGGGAGCTCGCATCAAGGACCCGACCTTGCGCGGCTTGAGCAGTGAGCTGTGGGATCGCCTCAGCGAAGGAGCCAACCTCTCCCGGGCGCTACAGGATTTTCCGCAGGTCTTCGACGAATCCTCGATCAACCTCCTCCAAGCCGGCGAAGCCACCGGCAACCTCAACGACACCCTGGCGCGCCTCATCGAGCATCTCACCCAACAGCGCGAGATGAAGCGGCAGCTGGGCTCTGCCTTGGCCTACCCGTTCTTCATGGGCGTAGTCGCCACGGGCGTGATCCTGTTCTTTCTGTTTTTCCTGCTGCCGCGTTTGCAGGGCCTGCTCGACGCGTTGGGCGGCGAACTCCCGTGGTCGACCCAACTGCTCGTGGGCATGTCCGATTTTGCCCTCAAATACGGTATCGTGGTGCTGGTCGGCGCGGCGTTTTTCCTCGTCTCCTTCTGGCGCTGGCGCGTGACCGAAAGCGGCCGCATGGTGACCGACCGTTTCGCCCTGCGCTTGCCGCTGCTGGGACCGTTTGTGCAGAGCCAGACCGTGCTCGCGTTCAGCCAGACGTTGTCGGTGCTGCTCGAAAACGGGATCACCACGGCCGAGGCGTTGCGCATGACGGAAAAACAAATTCAAAACCGCGTGCATCGGGCGGCGTTTGACGCGGCCACCGACCGCATTCTCGAGGGCGAGGCGCTCTCGGCCGCGTTGCCCGAAACCCAATGTTTCCCCGACCTCGTGCTGGACAAACTCTCGATCGGCGAAAACACCGGCAACGTGGTGCCGTCGCTTAAAAACATCGCCACCACCTATCGAGCCGAGATCGCCGATCAGCTCAACGTCTTCACCAAGGTGATCGCAAGTGGCGTGCTGCTCAGCGTGTTTCTTTTCGTCGGCTTCATCGCCTACGCGATGGTCTCAGCGATCTCCACGCTCAGCAGCAATTTCAACATGTGA
- a CDS encoding class I SAM-dependent methyltransferase yields the protein MELTAKSASWRRLPWVLAVLETLEAQTSIAPARRVQDLELQRMIAYADGDGEQLARAILRRLAGEPLAYIVGELEFGGRFFWADQRAYITDPETIWLVREVVAEIRNFEQIHQRWPVVAEFGVGGGALSISVKLECPEVTIIGLDIDDNALAVGRLNALRHGVAIELLESNLFSAWSDRGAPDLIFGDPPWGGEDDLYDEVRDAAHYHAMPAASAFPVGGVTGAHQQLLQDVYERRWTSRLILNAGVLRDEPLAELTRQSAWHEIRHPAPDLALLVAQMHR from the coding sequence ATGGAGTTAACGGCCAAATCCGCTTCCTGGCGTCGTCTACCGTGGGTATTGGCCGTATTGGAAACTTTGGAAGCGCAGACTTCGATCGCGCCCGCCCGCAGGGTTCAGGACCTGGAGTTGCAACGCATGATCGCATATGCCGATGGCGACGGCGAGCAATTGGCTCGTGCGATCCTGCGTCGATTGGCCGGGGAACCGTTGGCTTACATTGTGGGAGAATTGGAGTTTGGGGGCCGTTTTTTTTGGGCGGACCAACGGGCCTATATCACCGATCCGGAGACCATTTGGCTGGTGCGCGAAGTGGTGGCGGAAATTCGAAATTTCGAGCAAATTCATCAACGTTGGCCGGTTGTGGCGGAATTTGGCGTGGGGGGAGGGGCTTTAAGTATTTCGGTCAAACTGGAGTGTCCCGAGGTCACTATCATCGGACTCGATATCGATGACAACGCGCTCGCAGTAGGCCGTCTCAATGCGCTGCGGCATGGGGTGGCGATTGAGCTGCTGGAAAGTAACTTGTTCAGTGCGTGGTCGGATCGAGGCGCGCCGGATTTGATCTTTGGTGATCCGCCCTGGGGAGGGGAGGACGACCTTTACGACGAAGTTAGGGATGCGGCGCACTACCACGCGATGCCGGCGGCTTCTGCGTTTCCCGTGGGAGGGGTGACCGGAGCACATCAACAATTGCTGCAGGACGTTTACGAGCGACGATGGACCAGCCGGCTGATATTAAATGCCGGAGTTTTACGGGACGAACCGCTCGCAGAATTGACGCGACAGTCTGCATGGCACGAAATCCGGCATCCTGCCCCCGACCTCGCCTTGTTGGTGGCCCAAATGCATCGATGA
- a CDS encoding GspE/PulE family protein: MTPLAVDSLPESLVSTLDEEQQLTVLEAPRHERVAALAAALSQTETEVLHNLAAAAGIDVASDLRADAGSLRLLPARLVHEYQILPIDLRPSEAPEPAEPLSAEALAKVELHLASAWLPDDVMRDWIHTFTPRPIVWHLAVPERIHQLIVEHFGVGAGSLDDGGEDYLAPEAAADDDEIVDEDAAVVRFVTEVISQAITDEATDIHFEPQEGQLRIRYRVDGLLVPVPVPENLLRYQDAIISRVKIMARLNISEKRLPQDGRINFRANGINLDIRVSTFPTIYAESISLRLLNQKKQAFSMEKLGMSAHEQAIISEILKFPHGIILVTGPTGSGKSTSLNAFLRQINSTDLRIITIEDPIEYEIQGVNQLQVRSEIGLTFASALRHVLRQDPDVIMVGEIRDRETADIAIRASLTGHLVFSTIHTNDAPGAITRLVDMGIEPFLVASSIELVIAQRLVRRLCPACAKDTPVNNVKLRENLLVLGLDPSEADQVTTLKGPCGCDRCRGTGYRGRIGIFEIFRLNEELHELVLQRESTRTLAQVARKHGMRTLGQSGWEKIKDGNTTLEEVLRVVTVTDS; the protein is encoded by the coding sequence ATGACGCCCCTCGCCGTCGACTCACTGCCCGAGTCCCTCGTTTCGACGTTGGATGAGGAACAACAACTCACCGTGCTCGAAGCGCCGCGTCACGAGCGCGTAGCCGCCCTGGCCGCAGCCCTCAGCCAAACCGAGACCGAAGTGCTGCATAACCTGGCGGCCGCCGCCGGTATCGACGTGGCCTCCGATCTCCGGGCCGATGCCGGTTCCTTGCGCCTCCTGCCCGCCCGGCTGGTGCACGAGTATCAAATCCTTCCCATCGACCTCCGCCCGTCCGAGGCCCCGGAACCGGCCGAACCGTTGTCCGCCGAGGCTTTGGCCAAAGTGGAACTGCATCTCGCGTCCGCCTGGCTGCCCGACGATGTCATGCGCGACTGGATACACACGTTCACGCCGCGCCCCATCGTCTGGCACCTCGCCGTGCCCGAGCGCATTCACCAACTCATCGTGGAACACTTCGGCGTTGGGGCCGGCTCTCTCGACGACGGCGGCGAAGACTATCTCGCCCCCGAAGCCGCCGCCGATGACGACGAAATCGTCGATGAAGACGCCGCCGTGGTGCGCTTCGTGACCGAGGTCATCAGCCAGGCCATTACCGACGAGGCGACCGACATCCATTTCGAGCCCCAGGAGGGACAACTCCGCATCCGCTACCGCGTCGACGGTCTGCTCGTCCCCGTGCCGGTGCCCGAGAATCTCCTGCGCTATCAGGACGCCATCATCTCCCGCGTCAAAATCATGGCGCGCCTCAATATCTCGGAGAAACGCCTGCCCCAGGACGGTCGCATCAATTTCCGCGCCAACGGCATCAACCTCGATATCCGCGTCTCGACCTTCCCCACCATCTACGCCGAGTCCATTTCCCTGCGTTTGCTCAACCAGAAGAAGCAGGCGTTCTCCATGGAGAAACTCGGCATGAGCGCGCACGAGCAGGCGATCATTTCCGAGATCCTGAAGTTTCCCCACGGCATTATCCTCGTCACCGGTCCCACGGGTTCGGGTAAATCCACCTCGCTCAACGCGTTTCTGCGCCAGATCAATTCCACCGATCTGCGCATCATCACCATCGAGGACCCGATCGAATACGAAATCCAGGGCGTCAACCAACTCCAGGTGCGCTCCGAGATCGGCCTCACCTTCGCCAGCGCGTTGCGCCACGTGTTGCGGCAGGATCCCGACGTCATCATGGTCGGTGAAATCCGAGACCGCGAAACGGCCGACATCGCCATTCGCGCCTCGCTCACCGGTCACTTGGTGTTTTCCACCATTCACACCAACGACGCGCCCGGCGCCATCACGCGCTTGGTCGACATGGGCATCGAACCCTTCCTCGTCGCATCGTCGATCGAGCTCGTGATCGCCCAACGTCTGGTGCGTCGCCTCTGCCCGGCTTGCGCGAAAGATACGCCGGTCAATAACGTGAAGCTTCGCGAAAACCTGCTCGTGCTCGGCCTCGATCCCAGCGAAGCCGACCAAGTTACCACGCTCAAAGGTCCCTGCGGCTGCGACCGCTGCCGCGGCACCGGTTATCGCGGCCGAATCGGCATCTTTGAAATCTTCCGTCTCAACGAAGAACTCCACGAACTCGTCCTCCAACGCGAGAGCACACGCACCCTCGCCCAAGTCGCCCGCAAACACGGTATGCGCACCCTCGGCCAGTCCGGTTGGGAAAAAATCAAAGACGGCAACACCACTCTCGAAGAGGTGCTGCGCGTCGTGACTGTGACCGACTCCTGA